In Corylus avellana chromosome ca8, CavTom2PMs-1.0, the genomic stretch AATGACCACCAACCCttacaaatgtgtttccataaccccaccccatgggTTCCACGAGGAACTTTAGAGCCCCAACCGCCCCAAAACACCCCATACTTTGCTACCAAGATTCTTCTCCACAAACTTCTTCCTCATTAGTAAATCTCCACAaacatttccccaaaagagcttgattaaaaagcCGCAAACTCCGAATCCCTAGACCACCCTCAGAAATCGAAGAacaaacctcgtgccaactgACCAAGTGGAACTTAGGCTCTTCGTTGAGCCCAATCCATAAAAAATCTcattgaatcttctcaatgcgatTCGCCATAGAAGCAGGGATAGGGAAAAGAGACAGAAAATAGGTaggaagattggataaggtgctcttgataagAATGAACCTAGCCCCCTTGGACAGATACGAACGTTTCCaaggggccaaccttctagcaatcttctccaacatgtcTTCCCATATTGCCAAAAGCTTAAACGAAGCTCCTAgcggaagacccaaatacttcaaaggcaaagaactGGTGCCACATCCCAGAATACCAGCCAACTCACCTGCCTCAATTGTACCTCTGACAAGGACCAAAACCGATTTGGCCCGATTAACTTTTAACCCAGAGACAGCCTCGAAACCAATAAGAagggctttaataaatctaatttgGTCAAGAACAGCTCCACAAAAAAATAGCATATCATCaacaaaaagaaggtgagaaaCAATGACTCGATCAGACTCTCTGGCACCTACATAGAAACCATTGATGAAACCCCTATTAATAGAAGCATTAATCATTCTGCTGAAAGGCTCCATGACcatgatgaacaaaaaaggTGAAAGAGGATCGCCTTGTCTCACCCCGCGCGAACTCTCAAAGAAGCCGGAAGAAGAACCATTgatcaaaaccgagaaccgcacAGACGAGATACAATGCTTAATCCATAGGcaccatttctcaccaaaaccgCACATTATTAACAAATAGAGTAAAAACTTCCAGTTCAtgtgatcataagccttttccatatccaacttacatAAGAGACCGGGTTCCCTAGATCTGATTCGGCTGTctaggcattcattggcaataagaactAAATCCAAAATATGTCTACCTTTGATGAAGGCATTCTGTGGATTGGAGATGACCTGATCCATAACTCTCCTCATTCTATTGGCTAAAACCTTAGCAATTATCTAATAGGTCCTCCGCCCCTCCCAAGACTAATTGGATGAAAGTCCTTCAGATCGGATGCCCCATGAGACTTcgaaataagagaaataaacgTAGCATTAAgactttttcaaatttacctcaATCAAAGAACTTCGCAAAAACTGCCATAATGTCCAGTTTGATCACATCCTAACAGTCACTTGAAAAAATCCATAGAAAAGCCATTCGGGCCTagagccttgtccctatccatttttttaaccacctcccacacctccctttcctcgaaaGAAGCTTCCAGACTAGAAGACTCATCAATATCCAACATGTCGAAATGAAGATTATCCAACCTCGGTCTCCAACTAAGAGTCTCCGTGAAGAGCGACTCATAAAAATGGGTGATATGATTAGTAATAGCCTTTTGATCTGAAGTAGTGGTGCCATTAATGTTCAATAACTCAATATAATTCTGTCTTCTGTTTGCATTAGCAATTCGATGGAAGAATTTCGTACACTTatcaccctctttcaaccaacgaaTCCTAGATTTTTACCTCCAACTGATTTCTTCTTCTAGGAGGGAGGATTCTAACTCTCTAGCAAGCACCCTTTTCCTCTCAATCTCTTCAATAGATaaacctctctcttcctccacccaATCAATAGCTTTAAGATCATCCATACGAGCCTTAATACAAGTCCCCACATTGCCAAAATCTTGGGCATTCCATCTTTTAATGTCCCACTTTAGAGCTTGCATCTTTTTAGAAGGGATGAAGCTCAGAGTACCATGAAATTGATAGAAGTCCTACCAGCTGCGAACtttatccacaaaaccctccactttgagccacatattctcaaatttgaaaggtCTTTTGCCTCCAAAAGAAGAATTGCAGTCCAGAATAATAGGAGCATGATTGGAGCAAACCCGAAGCATCCTCTTTTGTCACAAGTCCGGATGACGAGCTTCCCAATCCGGAGAAACTAGAAAACGGTCAAGCCTAGACCAAGAACGATTATTAGCCCAGGTAGAGATCCCCCTAACTAAGGGAAGGTCCATAAGGCCCTACTCCGAAATGAACTCGCCAAAATCCCTCATTACAGACCGAGAATAAGCTCCCCTCGACCTTTCACTTGGATAAAGAGTGACATTGAAATCCCTACCAATACACCATGGCATGTCCCAGCAGCTCATAACCCCTGCTAGCTCCTCCCAAAGAAGAGGCTTGGAGTTGACTCTATTAGGCCCATACACCCCCGCAAATGCCAAAACAAGACCATCCTCAATATTTTTGAAGGAGCAGGCTGCCACATAACTCCCCAAAACAACATCTACCTTCTCAACAACCCTCCTGTCCCATATGAGCAAAATGCCACCTGAAGCCCCAATAGAAGGGACATAACACCACTCCACATACAGGCAGTCCCATAAACTCCTCACTAAGCTTAACGAAATAAAATTCATCTTTGTCTCTTGAAAACAAACTAAATCTGCCTTCCAACTTCTGAGCAGATTTCTAACCCTCAACCTCTTATCCCTCTCATTCAAACCTCTCACATTTCATGAAAGAATCTTGAGCTTCATGATTTAACTCGATTGACCCTCCCCTTATTTATGTCCCTCATAGAATACtccaaaaaattaacaaaagacTGCAAATTATTAAGCTCtctcttacctttttttaaCTGCACGTGTAATCTCTTCCCTTTCCATTTCATTGCCCTTGTTGTCAGCAATAAGTAACTCAATGGTCTCCTCGAGCTTCCTTTCTTCTCCATCGTAAGAGATGCCAACTTCTATGCAAGCCTTAGTTATGAAAGCCCTCTCCTGCACCACCAATGGCTCTTCATCTAGAAAATTCAGGATGAAAGACTCCTGAGAAAAGGAAGCCTCTTCTATAGGGGAATCTCCACCCAAATTTACAGCCGGTGTCGCGCATATACCCGGCTCTTTACCCAAAATACCCAACTCAGCACCACCCAGAGGCTGATCCACAGGACTGCTCCCCAATATATCTTCCCTCCCAGACTCCACACAAACACTGGCAGCAGACGCAGAAAAAACCAACGACGCCCACTCGCCAGGCTTCTTACCTAGAATCCCCATAGCAAAAATGCTCGAACCACTCTTCGGAGAGCACTGATCAGCTAGACCGAACACTGGAATAGGAGAAACGTCAAGAACGAGGGGGACAACCTACGTCTTTATCAAAAGACCCGACGCAGAATCACATAATCCCATCGTCAAAGTTGCCTGAACAGTGGAACCTATTGTCGAAACCTCTCCCAGAACACCAACCCTCACTAGAATCTTCCTTGCCAGCCCCTTTCCAGACGATCCAACCTCCGTCGGTGCCTCTACTGTAGACGTGGAATCGATCAACAGGGGAGAAACAGCATGGGCATCTCTGGCGAAGGGTAGTGACCTAGAAATGGACAGCTCAGAAGTGTCGACGTCGCCCACCGAAGCATTGGGACATCCCGCCAAAAGGACCGGCGCACCTACTAGCTTCAACCCTGCACACGAGCCCTCCCTTTTCTCCAAAGGCCTCACCCCAAACTCCACAGCAAAGTAATCTTGCAAGACCAGGGCCTTACTGCTAGGGCCATTAACGAAACCAAAGTCCAGGCTGGGCCGGGCCGTGCAATCTTCTTCCTAAAATAAGTCTTGACAGGTTGAGTGGACTTTCCACGATCCATCTTGGGCCACCCCACATGAGCCTTCTTGGACTGGGCCACACAGAGCTTGGTTTTGTCCCCTCGAGCCGATCCACATTCGCAAGGCCCTCCATACTTGGATGTAAAGCTCTGACACTCTATATATTTAATTGCTATATCAAGCCTTTCCAATCCCACGCCAACCTCTCCTTTTAGCCTGCTCAACGTCTCCCTAGCATTAATGAGCTCAACTTTTACACGGAAGAAGGACTGCTCATCGTGGCAGCCATCCTCCTCCCATCCCTTCACATGATCAGCACCAAGTTTTGATGCTGGCAGCCTCACCGTGGGATACAAGCTGCTCATCAAAAGAGGGAAGCTACTCGCCGGAGCCTTACTGAAATCCCCTGAAGGCTCCCCTTCCTTTGGGTTACTCATTCTCGCCACAACAGAAAAATGAATCTTCTTTGAACCTTCCACACGACCACCAACAATCCTTACCAGGGCATTGATCTTTTGCGAACCCACCACTTGCTTGGCAGAAGCTTGGACTTGCTTGTCCATCTCTGCAAAGGCCTCTTTCAGCCACCTTTGCACCCTGGCTATCGGCTCAGGAGAAGAGTTAAAACAATCCTCTGCCGGTTGCAACGACAACCCCAAAACCTCTGCATAACTCTTCCTACCCGCCCCCTCCTTATCCTTGTTTCCCTCCCTGACCTCTCTGACCTCACAAAGAGATGACTTTGCCCGACACACCTCCAAGATAAAACGTTCCCATCCTTGACCATAACATCCTTTTGGGATAATGATCGAACCACATCTTAGCCTTCCATCAAATTCTTCTTCGTCAAAAAATGCCCATGTCTATTGGAGCATTTCTGCACAATTATTCATGGGCACCCTGCTCTGGATTGATCCCAAAAGACCACAGAAGTTTCCACTACCACCAAGTCCTCCACTATGCATACCAGCCACACTAACTCGTCCTTCTgcaagaaaatgaatttttgttttctattgctTCTTTCAAAAGTCCTCACCCTTGAAGCCTCTCCCTTAATCAACAAATCAAAAACTTTGGACTCCACAGACCACCTTCTCGAACCAGCCATGACACTAACCAACAGCTCAAAACTAAATACCAAAACAATGCTTATGCGCCACCCACGCGCCTACACTCAGGCGGAGGTGGATGATAGAGAAGAAAGCACCTTTAGACACTTGTAGGATTGCTTTACAGAACCATAAAAACTTGCAACTTAGACATATTATACCTTTGATATTGTTTAGAGTTGAGTTTAGCATTCCATTATGTTTTCTATTGCATGGAGacattgttttgagataggtagtctTAGGAGACCTTTTGGTAGCCTTAGAAATCAAtgtgggaggataggaggacaaatggacaaaatgaggttctacctgaaacaTTCTGGGCGGACGTACGACATCAAGCTTGGATGTACGGTCAGAAGCATTACAGAGAAAGCTATTTTGGTCGATCGTCCGATAGCTCTTGTTTTCATGCTCTAGGGTTGTTTTAGTCAGACCTAGGACTAATAGAAGTTTTTTCAACGATTTAGAGGACCCGAACTTGTTGAAGGATTACTCGGAGGATTTAatcgacccaggtgagttttaactcacataatgctcgctaTTATTTTCCATGACTGCACATCTATTTTGAGTACCAAAACAtacatatttgcaactctcacaatttacacttgttgcacatgaactcaTACATATTTAGACAAACGTTGTGCTAAATATGTTAACAAAGTAAGACTTATAAaaaacatgcatgtaaaatacataCAAGATaaattgtatcgtatgacatggtacaccagtacgtgtggtataatggccatggtcttactatacatgttagctttatggtcaaatatgtgtgttatatgggcattggatccaatagttgtttcATGGCCGATGTAGCCTTAATGGGCGGTCACTATAGGacagacatcattagtggtgtgtgCCAccccgaggtcagactcggtcgtgtagctagtgttatgtacaatagcatacaatggtcggggcaccagcattgtattacaggtccctcggaaCAGCGcaaaccctgctgagaaggggtaatatttcAGGTAGATCgtactgttgaactatgactaTTACcttatatcatatgcatatatcatatatctatatcacatctaTGAAAAATTATCATGGTGGAAttgttgcatactttataaaaacCAGAGTTCATTACAAAAACTGGCATGGGCATTATATGtgttaacattcactaagtctttatacttacccctttattttaatgtttttcccCCTCCATTACGAATAATTGTGTGAGTTAGCTAGTTTAGAGGAAGATGCCTTCGAAGCAAACGTGGGTAATCGCGCATGATTTGATTCGAGTAATTTTTGAGGACTTGGATCCAGTTTGGTTACTTTCTATGTGGACtgatggaggaaccacccgAACAGACATGATCGAGATTGTTATTTCTTTAGCTTTGCTTAAACTTAGAatttgatctgttgatcttttgttaagACAATTGTATTATGGGTTATAACCTTATTTGATGATGGTTTGACGACCGGTACATttgatgattatttttatattatgaggtattttgtttaCTCTGGTATATGAATGTGTGGTTGTGTATGTAATGCTTTTTATTCTTATAGTTTAGAAAGTCTTCCGCTGAGGTCTCTCGTCTATTAGAGGTTGAAATTCATGAGTTTTGTCCCGtgagggatagggctgggagacgaaccataaGATCAATTACTAGTCAATTGACTTGCCCATTGGGGTcgttacacacacacacacacacacacacatatttatATAATGGAActgggtggtcgagccaccccctttgagCAAATGGGGGTCAGCCAAACCACCCcttattccctttttttaagaaaattatatatttatatatttataaatgtttttgttATGGTAAGTGGTAACACTTGTTATAATTTGATTGGTGATGACATGCCACCCCCTTTGACCAAATTGGGGTCGGCCAAACCACCccttattccctttttttttaagaaaattatatatttatatatttataaatgtttttgttATGGTAAGTGGGAACACTTATTATAATTCGATTGGTGATGACAACGGTTACAATAAAGGAAGTTGCAAGGACCTATTTGTTACTTTTGCATACCACAGAAAATTCCTAActatttttataccacatgaagCTTATTGCAAATCAATATAACCACttggactaattttacattttttccaaaaaaattgaaaatttctgGAATTTACATATTACAACCTTCCCAATCCCAACTGGTTTTGGGATTTCAAATTAATCTATTTCCTCTTCTCCTTGGTCATCTggaaaactaaataaagtaaaataaatggGAGAGATGGGGATGCCAATTACTCTAAACTACACCTTGTATCAGCTAAcaagttatatttttaatttacacCGACACCCATTCCTAAAGTATCCAACAAAATACCTTTTAAGTGTAATTACATATCAGTGCTACTTGAACTATGCAGCCACATCATGGGTGTTCTCCCATTGATGAACAAGTGCAGCATATCCTTCAGCAGAAGCAACAGCAAATTCTGTCATGGAGCTCATAGCAACTGACATTCCAGCACAAAGCACCCTTATTGCAACTTCAGCCATTTTCTCTGCAGTCATTATCACCTCTTCTACCTGGCCAACCTCCACCATTTTCATATTCCCATCAGATTCCTCCATTAATCCACTTCCAAATCTCTTTGATCCAACCGGTGCACGATGAGAATCCTCTCTTGCCTGTTGAGCATAGACAGACCCCATCCCGGCCGCAAAAAAGTCCAGTCCATCGAGCACCGGCCTTTCGCGGATGGCATCGAGAAACTTTGACCATTGGATGCAAAGTCCGAATATTGGAAGGGTACCATTGGACCGACGAGGAGAGAACGGTGCTTTTGAAGATTCAGGATCGGTCTGGACACACCGGAGAAGCCAGCCAGTCAGTGCATGTACATAGGATCGCTGAGAAGTGATCCATGACTCAAAGCAGTCTCTCCAATTCCTGAGTTCTGTCTCAAGATTGGCAGCCGAACGGGCTACCCTCTGTGGCTCGGTTATTGACATGGAGGAGTGTTTTTTTGCATCTAGTTTTGAAGGCATTCCGGCTAGTAAAAGCTTTGCTTCATCTAGTGTTCGCTTCTGTGACTGATGGCACTCTGCCATTACTTTCCACATCCTGGCCAGTCTGTTGTTTACCAATATACATCTTATCAGAAATGTTAGAAAGAAACATGTTCTTCTGGAATAGAATGCTTATGTTTGGGTTAACAAGGGACAATTTTTCATTGGGAATGACAATATGtagaattttaaaatgtttgatTCTCATTATAAATTGAATACCTCCGAGTGGTAAACTGGAAAGAGTGAAAGGAGTTAATCAAAATGTTGAATTTAGAATACCCCTTGAACAATGGTAGCATACAAGTTGCACACTGCCATTTAAACAAGATTATTGCCTGATCAAAGCTTCAGGATCATTCTCAGACAGCAAATGAtgtgaaaattttcttcttatctACCAATTTTTCGTAGTATATATCGAATAGCAATGCTATAAGTTAGCAAGAGTTTATAAAATAACTTATAGGGATTCAAGAATGAATCAGTTTGGGGCGGAGAATTAAAATTGAAGTTGATTGAgggtgagaaaaaaatataagtcaaaaatcagaaaattatttcgtcaattttttaagagttcaaaaaaaaGATCATCATGAATAAAAAATGGTTATACATTGTTAATATGTGTGCAGAATTTAATATCTGAATACATGCAGGTATTTCACACTAAGAATTTGATTTTACACATCATCAACCAACAACAAGAGGCCTTTGATACAAATAGGAGCCATCACTGTGAATTATGATACATGAATAGAGCTTTAGAGTTTCACAAATGCAAGTAGTTTGTCTGTCACTGTTGTTTGTGATAATGATTGGCATTTTCTATAATAGCTCCATTCATGATAAATTAAGCAAACACATGATATATAGAACACTAGAAGCAATTATTGGTATCTCCAAAATGCTAAACAGTCTCTTCACATAGCAGGGAAGAATGTCATATCTTGCACAAAATGATAATGAGATGTTGAGTGACATACCCTTTTGCTAATTCAAGAAGTTGAGGCTGCAATTCTTCATCCCTTAATGTTTCGATCCTTTTTGAAACAGCTTCAACAGAGTGTATTGAAACCTTTATCTGGGTATACAGATCTCTAATGGCTGCTCTTGTTTTATCAACTGCAGAGGGGTCATCTCCTTTCACGTCTTGGTTCCTGAgttgcttttgtttcttctcATAGGAAATTCGAACCTTTTCTCCAGACTGTTCGTGAAGGTTTGTTACACACTGGTCAGGCTCCCATTGTTGCTCCAAGAACATAATTATTAACATGGTCAACTATCTAGTATTTGCTTTCCAACAATTCtcgaaaaaaacaaatgaaaaatatatttaatgaaAAAGTGATTGAGCGTCCAGCAGTTTTCCCAATGaagcaatttttaaaacaagTAAGCAATTCCAGTCTGGTGAAAAGTTAGCATctgtttactaattttgtattttgcaCATGTTTCATCTCATAAAATGTTATCATCTCAGAGTCAGAAAATTAGTGACTGTTTAAAGTTTTGGTGGAAGGTTAGAAGCATTTACCTTGACTTCCTCATAGAGTTTCTTTTCCCAGGCATATAATCTGTCCAATGTAGATTGGTGACTGCCTGAATACATGCAGGGTTCTTCTGAGAAGTCACTACTGCTTTCATAACCTTCATCTTTAGAGCTCGAAGAATTAGCTAAAAATCTTGATGAGGATGAGCGAGATGAAGCTGAACGGAACAAAGCTACTGGGTTCAACATTTTCATGGctgccaaaaaagaagaaaaaaaagaaagaaaaaaaaagaaaaaaaaaaaaagaaaaaagaaactctAAATTCATGTCCTCAAAATTTGAGCAAATATAAAGCAAAACCAGAGAAAAGTATAATATTTTGATGAAGATTCTTCTACTCCAAGTTCATTTTGGCATACAAGAAAGCAATTGAGACTAATCCATATAA encodes the following:
- the LOC132190677 gene encoding nitrate regulatory gene2 protein-like — translated: MGCSTSKLDDEETVQLCRDRKSFIKQAVEQRRRLASGHIAYIQSLKRVSAALRDYIEGDEPREFLLDSFITPPFTPLKKTNPSFITISPKSLSSSTPIQSQPNSCLKVNYLRSGGEPAVLVEERPQSPETVRVETYSPMHHFGIDGFFAMQSSHMSSSFFSYSPNNRPNIPPPSPQTSQWDFFWNPFSSFDYYGYGTRNSLDQTIMDDDIGGLRQVREEEGIPELEEETEQEESSYKANVTEERAKVDLNCSEEEGDEDIDEGEDEEEETDSGTEIEHEVNGLQSRRGRREISSKAQTVGKMEATNQELEVGNQEANEETPGFTVYVNKRPTSMAEVVKDLETQFMIICNSANEVSALLEASRAQYASTSNEISAMKMLNPVALFRSASSRSSSSRFLANSSSSKDEGYESSSDFSEEPCMYSGSHQSTLDRLYAWEKKLYEEVKSGEKVRISYEKKQKQLRNQDVKGDDPSAVDKTRAAIRDLYTQIKVSIHSVEAVSKRIETLRDEELQPQLLELAKGLARMWKVMAECHQSQKRTLDEAKLLLAGMPSKLDAKKHSSMSITEPQRVARSAANLETELRNWRDCFESWITSQRSYVHALTGWLLRCVQTDPESSKAPFSPRRSNGTLPIFGLCIQWSKFLDAIRERPVLDGLDFFAAGMGSVYAQQAREDSHRAPVGSKRFGSGLMEESDGNMKMVEVGQVEEVIMTAEKMAEVAIRVLCAGMSVAMSSMTEFAVASAEGYAALVHQWENTHDVAA